The following proteins are co-located in the Hevea brasiliensis isolate MT/VB/25A 57/8 chromosome 11, ASM3005281v1, whole genome shotgun sequence genome:
- the LOC110658408 gene encoding 15-cis-phytoene desaturase, chloroplastic/chromoplastic — protein MTLTLVHPLPFSSPSHFSLSSPNNFSIRFKLQASSSLQLSSNPKSSNSQYLSHQKTGVIVVGAGLAGLAAANRLYSENIPFLLLEASDGVGGRVRTDVVDGFLLDRGFQIFITAYPEAQKLLDYQALDLQKFYSGARIYFDGRFHTVADPIRHFWDSLKSLTNPIGSILDKLLIGLTRIQVLTKSDAEILSANEVTTVDLLRNIGFSDSIIGPFFRPFFGGIFFDRELQTTSRLFDFIFRCLALGDNTLPAKGIVAIPNQLAAKLPPNSILLNTRVASIDFHESSSGEITTPRVRLENGEILQSEIGVILAVEEPEVDKLLAGRNIKPVQRKPPRSTVCIYFSADRDSIPVEDPVLFLNGSGKGIVNNMFFATNVAPSYGPPGKALVSVSLIGLFEDVSDDDLSREIVQELSGWFGDSMVKSWKYLRTYRIGFAQPNQCPPTDLKKNSRVESDLYLCGDYMTSATFDGALVSGRKAVEALLKERVFTRV, from the coding sequence ATGACTCTCACACTCGTTCATCCTCTCCCCTTTAGCTCTCCTTCCCATTTCTCCCTCTCTTCCCCAAACAATTTCTCAATCAGATTCAAACTCCAGGCATCATCCTCGCTGCAATTATCTTCCAATCCCAAGTCTTCCAATTCCCAATATTTATCCCACCAAAAAACCGGAGTCATTGTCGTAGGAGCAGGACTTGCTGGTCTTGCTGCTGCAAACCGACTCTATTCAGAAAACATTCCCTTCCTCCTCCTGGAAGCTTCTGACGGAGTTGGTGGCCGCGTCCGCACTGACGTCGTTGACGGCTTCTTATTGGACCGAGGCTTCCAAATTTTCATCACTGCCTACCCGGAGGCTCAAAAACTCCTTGATTACCAAGCTTTGGATCTGCAGAAGTTTTACTCAGGTGCCCGGATTTATTTCGATGGTCGGTTCCACACCGTGGCTGATCCTATACGCCATTTTTGGGACTCTCTGAAGTCCTTAACGAATCCAATTGGATCTATACTCGATAAATTACTCATCGGATTGACCAGGATTCAGGTTTTGACGAAATCTGATGCTGAAATTCTGTCTGCTAATGAGGTTACCACTGTCGATCTGCTGAGAAACATTGGGTTTTCAGATTCGATAATTGGCCCGTTTTTCAGGCCATTCTTTGGAGGCATATTCTTTGATAGAGAGCTTCAAACTACTTCCAGATTGTTCGATTTCATCTTCAGGTGTCTCGCTCTCGGCGACAATACCCTTCCGGCCAAGGGAATTGTGGCCATTCCCAACCAACTAGCAGCTAAATTGCCGCCCAATTCCATTCTCTTGAATACAAGAGTAGCTTCCATTGATTTCCATGAATCATCATCTGGTGAAATTACAACGCCCAGAGTGAGATTGGAAAATGGAGAAATTTTACAGAGTGAAATTGGAGTAATTCTGGCCGTTGAAGAACCCGAGGTCGATAAGCTCTTGGCGGGAAGGAACATTAAACCGGTTCAGAGAAAACCGCCCCGGAGTACAGTTTGTATATATTTCTCCGCGGACCGAGATAGCATCCCAGTTGAGGACCCGGTTCTGTTTCTCAACGGATCGGGCAAGGGGATTGTAAACAACATGTTCTTTGCAACCAACGTGGCTCCATCATATGGACCGCCTGGGAAGGCATTAGTATCAGTGTCGTTGATAGGGTTGTTCGAGGATGTTTCTGATGATGATCTATCGCGTGAGATCGTGCAGGAGCTTTCGGGTTGGTTCGGGGATTCAATGGTGAAGTCATGGAAATATTTGAGAACTTATCGGATTGGATTTGCACAACCGAACCAATGCCCTCCAACTGATTTGAAGAAAAATTCTCGGGTCGAGTCGGACTTGTATTTATGTGGTGATTATATGACTTCTGCTACTTTTGATGGCGCTTTGGTCTCGGGAAGAAAAGCAGTCGAAGCTTTATTGAAGGAGAGAGTATTTACTCgagtttaa
- the LOC110658389 gene encoding coatomer subunit beta-1 isoform X1 — translation MISCSLLHPDSVYSFNFTAIPYRLLRFDRSKHKSVVLPGNEQEMEKSCTLLVHFDKGTPAIANEIKEALEGNEVPAKIDAMKKAISLLLNGETLPQLFITIVRYVLPSEDHTIQKLLLLYLEIIDKTDAKGRVLPEMILICQNLRNNLQHPNEYIRGVTLRFLCRLNETEIIEPLIPSVLQNLEHRHPFIRRNAILAVMAIYKLPQGEQLLVDAPEMIEKVLSSEQDQSAKRNAFLMLFTCAQDRAINYLLTHVDRVSEWGELLQMVVLELIRKVCRTNRGEKGKYIKIIISLLNAPSTAVIYECAGTLVSLSSAPTAIRSAAGTYCQLLLSQSDNNVKLIVLDRLNELKSSHRDIMVDLIMDVLRALSSPNLDIRRKTLDIVLELITPRNINEVVLMLKKEVVKTQSGELEKNGEYRQMLIQAIHSCAIKFPEVASTVVHLLMDFLGDSNVASAIDVAVFVREIIETNPKLRVSIIIRLLDTFYQIRAARVCSCALWIIGEYCLSLSEVQNGIAIIKQCLGELPFYSVSEEGEAPDASKKPPQANSITVSSRRPAILADGTYATQSAASETAFSPPTIVQGTLASGNLRSLLLTGDFFLGAVVACTLTKLVLRLEEVQPSKIEVNKASAQALLIMVSMLQLGQSSVLPHPIDNDSYDRILLCIRLLCNTGDDIRKIWLQSCRQSFVKMLSEKQLRETEELKAKAQVSHAQPDDLIDFYHLKSRKGMSQLELEDEVQDDLKRATGEFIKDGDDANKLNRILQLTGFSDPVYAEAYVTVHHYDIVLDVTVINRTKETLQNLCLELATMGDLKLVERPQNYTLAPESSKQIKANIKVSSTETGVIFGNIVYETSNVLERTVVVLNDIHIDIMDYISPAVCTDAAFRTMWAEFEWENKVAVNTIIQDEKEFLDHIIKSTNMKCLTAPSALDGECGFLAANLYAKSVFGEDALVNVSIEKQADGKLSGYIRIRSKTQGIALSLGDKITLKQKGGS, via the exons ATGATCTCTTGCTCTCTCCTGCATCCCGACTCTGTTTATTCTTTCAATTTCACAGCAATTCCCTATCGTCTCCTCAGATTTGATCGCTCTAAG CATAAATCAGTTGTGTTACCAGGAAACGAACAAGAGATGGAGAAATCCTGTACTCTGCTCGTTCACTTTGACAAAGGAACACCAGCAATCGCTAATGAGATTAAAGAAGCACTTGAAGGCAATGAAGTACCAGCAAAGATAGATGCTATGAAGAAGGCAATCAGTCTTTTGTTGAATGGTGAAACACTTCCCCAACTCTTCATCACAATTGTTAGATATGTTTTGCCCTCTGAGGACCACACAATCCAAAAACTATTGCTTCTATATTTGGAGATCATTGACAAAACTGATGCCAAGGGTCGGGTCTTACCTGAAATGATTTTGATATGCCAAAACTTGAGGAACAACCTTCAGCACCCAAATGAATACATTCGTGGGGTGACATTGAGGTTTTTGTGCCGATTGAATGAGACAGAAATAATTGAGCCATTGATCCCTTCAGTTCTGCAAAATCTGGAGCATCGGCATCCATTTATCAGGAGGAATGCCATATTAGCTGTGATGGCTATATATAAGCTTCCCCAGGGTGAGCAACTTTTGGTTGATGCTCCTGAAATGATTGAGAAAGTTCTTTCATCTGAGCAGGACCAATCTGCTAAGAGGAATGCTTTTCTTATGCTTTTTACTTGTGCACAGGACCGagctattaattatcttttgaccCATGTCGATAGGGTTTCTGAATGGGGTGAATTACTTCAGATGGTTGTCTTGGAGTTGATTCGGAAGGTGTGCAGAACAAATCGAGGAGAGAAGGGCAAGTACATTAAGATCATTATATCTTTGTTAAATGCCCCTTCCACTGCagttatttatgaatgtgctggGACACTTGTTTCTCTGTCATCTGCCCCTACTGCTATTAGAAGTGCTGCTGGCACCTATTGTCAGCTTCTTTTGTCTCAGAGTGATAACAATGTGAAGCTTATTGTGCTTGATCGGCTGAATGAGCTCAAATCTTCTCATAGGGATATCATGGTCGATCTGATTATGGACGTGCTTAGGGCACTTTCCAGTCCAAATCTTGACATTAGGAGGAAGACGCTTGATATCGTCCTTGAGTTGATCACTCCACGGAACATCAATGAGGTTGTTCTTATGTTGAAGAAGGAAGTAGTTAAGACTCAGAGCGGAGAGCTTGAGAAGAATGGAGAGTACAGACAAATGCTTATTCAAGCTATTCATTCATGTGCTATTAAGTTCCCAGAAGTTGCAAGCACAGTGGTTCATTTGTTGATGGACTTTCTTGGAGATAGCAATGTTGCTTCAGCTATTGATGTGGCTGTTTTTGTTCGTGAGATAATAGAAACCAATCCTAAACTAAGGGTTTCCATAATAATTAGGCTATTGGACACTTTCTACCAAATCCGAGCTGCAAGGGTCTGCTCCTGTGCTCTCTGGATCATTGGAGAGTACTGCCTGTCTCTTTCTGAAGTTCAGAATGGCATAGCTATCATCAAGCAGTGCCTTGGGGAGTTGCCTTTTTATTCTGTTTCAGAAGAAGGGGAGGCACCTGATGCTTCAAAGAAGCCTCCACAGGCAAATTCCATTACTGTTTCTTCCAGGAGACCAGCTATTCTTGCTGATGGGACATATGCTACACAGAGTGCTGCCTCTGAAACTGCATTTTCTCCTCCTACCATTGTTCAGGGGACACTGGCTTCAGGGAATTTGAGATCCCTTCTCCTCACTGGTGATTTTTTCCTTGGAGCAGTTGTGGCATGCACTCTGACAAAGCTTGTTTTGAGATTGGAAGAGGTGCAGCCTTCTAAAATCGAGGTGAACAAGGCATCCGCGCAGGCATTGTTGATCATGGTTTCTATGCTACAATTAGGACAATCTTCAGTTTTGCCACACCCAATTGATAATGATTCTTATGATAGGATCCTCCTTTGTATAAGATTACTATGCAATACTGGTGATGACATCAGAAAGATATGGTTGCAATCTTGCCGTCAGAGTTTTGTCAAAATGCTTTCAGAAAAACAATTGAGGGAAACTGAGGAATTAAAGGCAAAAGCTCAGGTTTCTCATGCACAACCGGATGACCTGATTGATTTCTACCATTTGAAGAGCAGGAAG GGTATGAGTCAGCTGGAGTTGGAAGATGAGGTTCAAGACGATTTAAAACGTGCTACCGGGGAGTTTATCAAGGATGGGGATGATGCAAATAAGCTTAACCGCATCCTTCAACTCACTGGATTTAGTGACCCTGTCTATGCTGAGGCTTATGTAACAGTCCATCACTATGATATTGTACTTGATGTTACAGTTATCAACCGGACAAAGGAAACTCTTCAGAATTTGTGCTTAGAGTTGGCAACAATGGGTGATCTGAAACTTGTTGAGCGTCCACAGAATTATACACTTGCTCCAGAATCAAGCAAGCAAATAAAGGCCAATATCAAGGTGTCTTCAACTGAGACTGGTGTAATTTTTGGCAACATAGTTTATGAGACGTCAAATGTGCTTGAGCGGACAGTGGTTGTCCTTAATGACATTCACATCGACATTATGGACTATATTTCTCCTGCAGTTTGCACAGATGCGGCTTTTAGAACAATGTGGGCAGAGTTTGAATGGGAAAACAAG